The genomic DNA ttgtcatttagctaatttataaatttaattaatttagaaaatgatGGCTACCTACTTATTCTGAGTGCAAATAACTCCATTATACATCATGAGTTTCACCATGTAAGGACGATCATGGTCATTTGCTGCTATGACAGAAACTCAAATCTAAGTGTAGAGGACTATAATTCCCAATGATAAATCCATTATCAAACAAGCACTGCGACATTCTCCCTAATTTAAATGTAACAGCTGAAGAAGTTGTAGGTGGTGTGCTCTTCATGTCCAGTCCCGGGAGCCTCAAAATGATATATGGGATTAGCGTGGACCACTGCCCACTACTTAGCCAATTCTTAACAATTTTGATCTCATGGGTAATGTCACTAGATTTTGTATTAACATTAAAGATCATCTCTTCATGTCATCAGTTGAAGAATAGTCAGAATCATTTTATATGTTAAACtgtgaatttaaaatatgaactacTTATATTCTAATGTGTATAAACCGCAATTATATCAGTACTGTCTATGGGATACTTTGATGAGACACTGGTACATTACTTAAACTTtagtacaaaacaaacaaaaacctaaaagccTGAACTTTCAGACTAACCATTACTACCCCACACAGATGCAGTTTATCAAGGGTGAAGGGAGATCTTGAGGAAATGTTTAAGCATGGAAGACAGCTTTGCTTCTGAGTACTTTATTCCAGTATTTACTTCCCCTCTGGCTTTTATAGCAgtgtaaaattaagaaaataatcaatATTTCTTTTAGGTCTTGGGTCCTCAAACATCAGATTATTTCAAGGAACTTGTTAAAGATCTAAGGTCCTAGGCTGTAGTCTGAGGATCATTATCACAGATGCAAGATGCTCATATTATTAACTGACAAgcaatttttttaatcaaatattatCACTTACCTACTAGCATTGTCTGAGCCAATCAAAGACTTAGAACATTATATAATTCCACAAGTCTGCTGGATAATCTATAAAGCATTGATGTAGACAATATTATGTGCCCAATACTAAGAAGCATAGCTTGTAcatgttaaagataaaaaaaaataaacctaaataattaaaaaggagaaCTTACAAATTTCTTAGCAGCACGCTTTGCTTGTACCCGCTCATACTCTTCTTGTGCCTTTTGGTTTgaagtcttctttttctttttctttggactAGTAACAGAAATTACAAGAGAAATTAAGACATGCAAGTTAAATTATAAATGATTTAGAGAAAATTATGCAACTGTGTCAAATACAGTATTTATGTACAAAAACATCActaacacaaactgagggaagcaTGAAGGGAAAGAatgacaaaaaatagaaaaatgcccATATAATACATTAAAACCATAGTTACAATTACAGATTAAAGACGGTAAATGGATATTTTTGGAGAAATATATATTAACCAGGGAAAGCACAGTAGGTTTTGTTggatattaaaatgataaaaaaacagATGGAAAAGGAATTGACCAATGTAACAAGTTGTGCTGTAAATAACTTTAATCTGAGTTCTTTGATCACCTTTTCTCTGTCAACCTCTTACCACTAACCATCAGTGCTCAGACAGGGTCTTCATTTACAAGTCCTACCTTGAAGCATTCTGAGATCTTTGAAATGTAATAGTTATGATGTAGCTTATTATCTGACTTAATAACCTTCCTGTCCGCTCTGCCTCAACTCTCAGGTCATAACTACAATGCATTTCAGCAGCACCCTAGTTAAAAACACATATACTGTCCATTACCAAAGTCTATGTGCTCTTCAGCTAGTCTTGTTTCTTAACTTTCCATATCAAATTTCTACATAAAGAATAAACCAGCCATCCACTTCCCATTCATTCCTTAACTCTTAGACATGATTTCTGCTCCACCACTCCAACCTGTTGTTACAAAGACAGTACTGATATCCTAGCCCAACTATTATAGgttttttgctttcttctatTCTCTACTTCTGAAAATTTCAGTCAGAACTGGGAGtatctgcatgcatgtgagtgttctTGCGGGTTTGGACATGCGTGTACAGACATGTGTGGAGACTAGGGGATTGCTCACTACCTtacttgagacaagatctctcaatGAACTAAGGGGCTGGCCAACGAGTTCCAAGGATCCAACTGTCTCACCTACTAAAAGCCcactgaaacaaaacacaacaaacccCCAAGACTCTTACTGTCTTTATCCCCAAATATATACTTTGTTGTTGTATTTACAACACAAACAAtgctcaattttattatttttaaaatttgagaattaTATACCCTCATATCATGTATTTTGGATCAAATCTAcccaatattttttcttctccaatTCCTTCCTTATCCTCTACACGTTTCCTTCCTAACTTTTACAtgcttcttttgttatttttattaaactcaCTGAGTCCACTTATTGCTGCCAGGAAGGGCACACACATCGGGTATGGGGCCATCTACTGGAGTATGGGTACCTCTCAGACCTGCACCCCAAAGACTGACTCCCCTCAATTCCCCACCAGTCATCAGTTGCTGAAATCTCCTAATGGACTTTGTGACGCCCTCCCCAGTCCATGCTGGAATTCTGTCTGGTTTAATCTTGCATTATGTCTTATGCATGCAATCATTGTCCCAGCtttgaaagacaaaattttaattaaaaaaaaaaaagttaagatcCAAAGTGACTCCTGGCTTCTTTACTAGTTTACatgttaatgtatttttttttttttttttttttttttttttttttttttttttttttttttttttttttttttttttttttttggttttgcgagacagggtttctctgtggctttggagcctgtcctggaactagctctgtataccaggctggtctcgaactcccagagatccgcctgcctgtgcctccagactgctgggattaaaggcgtgcgccactaccgcccggccctGTTAATGTATCTTTGACTAAATTATATGGTGACAAATTTTCCCAAGCtactcttattaaaaaaaaaaaagcaatagagAGGGCTTTGTTCTAAGACAGGATCTTATACAGTAGTGTAATCTGGCCTGAAATTATTGTCCAGCTTAGCATCAAACTGTGGCAAACTGTGGTTAGGACTCCTTAGTACAGAGAATAACAGGGATGAGACCACACAGCCACGAAACCATGTATGTGTTCAGCACATTTCaacatttttgtggttttatgagacagactctcactatgtagtccaggctagcgtTGAATTAATAACAATCCTCCCgcttcagccttctgagaggattacaggcatgtagaACTACGCCTTGCTTGATTTTTGTTAACTACAACCTATTTCCTGTACCCTTTACAGAAAATATGGATAATAACAGTAAGCACTCAAAAACACCAAGTATCCCATGTTTTAAAAGCTTGATATAAATTCTGTCATCAAAATGTCATTAAACCGAGACGGCAATCCACTTTGAGGCTGTGCAACATGGTGTACATGGTGGCTCAAGTACTTTGACTTTGTCCTTCCCATCACAGAGGACACTGGTGTACCAGCGTGCAAAGTCTGGCTCCGTAACATAAAGTGTCACCAATGCATTACACAAGAATTCTCTCTAGAAAGTCATTACTGTCACCCATGCTGGCCTGTAGGTgtaatcctgcctcagcttcgCAAATGTTGGCCTTACAGACATATAACACCAAACCTGgcctaaaaaaatttaaaacacacacacaaatatatttattaaaaactggGCTTAATTATTGTCCAACGAAGTTACTTGTTCTTGAGAGGCAGTAGTTCAAAACTCAGATGTCTTAATTCTCACTTCACATTCTTGCACCTACGTTCAACTACTCTATTTCAGTCATTTTACactaaaaaatgtgaaaatattagaACGTGACTGGGAAAATCTGCTACAAAAACTTCTAATTCTTGCCCAAATTGCTCTATATCttctataaaacattatttaaagagTACATACTTTAGTGCAGACAGCTGTTCCGGCTGAGGCCGGCAGTCACTAGACTGCTCTTCAGACACAGGCCCCTCGGGGTTGGTGTTGCAGTCCTCTTCAGGCACGGGCTCCTCAGCCTGTTCTTCTGACCTGGGCAGGCCAGCCTTTCTCTGCTGTTTCCTGAGTCTTTCTTCTTCGGCTAAGTAGAGGTGTTTCAGATGCTCTGGGTAACGATCGACGAACTGCGAGTCACGGGACGCTGGCGCCTTCTTTACCTTCCAGAGCAACTTCTTGTAACTCTGCTGGATCTTCAGTTTCCTCCGGAATGCGAAACCTTGTCCTAACATTGAAGGATTTCAGTTACCATTACTTTCGCAGAAAGTGAAAAATAACGTTACTAGAAAGGAAggtttttgggttgttttcacaTTATATCCAAATGATAGAATTAGTTTTGCTTTAAAGATTAGGTTACTCAACACATTTAATGTTGCACTTGTACTGAGAAGCAAGTTAGTCCTCTCCCTAAATATAAGGCTAATAATTGTCAAAtaccacactcacacaaacttcaaaataaaattaaagcgtAAACTAAACTCTACAGCTCAACTTGAATTTATATCCACAAATCAAAATTTCTTTAATTCATCTAAAACACCACCTGGGGGTCGTCAGGTGGGGGAAATCTTAATTTTCCATTGGAGAAACTAATCATCTATTTTCCAAAATAAGACACGACACCACAAAAGGGGATAAGGTACAACTTTCTAAGCACCTGCCAGTTTTTATTAGCTCGAACAAAATATTTAACCATTTGAAATGAGGGTTACTGCGGTGTTTGTAATTACCAAGGCTTTGGGAGAGTGTATCTTTAACCCCAtcatcttcccctccttcctttgctGTAATACAGTTGCAAAACTGTTTTTAGAGTAAATCCACAAGCGGACCCCTAGACGCTCCGGATCGACGACTTATGACTTAAACTGACAGCACCGTCCCGTCCTCCCATGCTAAGGATCGAGACGCTAAGGGGCTCGGCGGGCTTAGGAATGGCCTCCCGGGTCTCAACACAGACCCGGTCTCCATCCTAAAGCCTTTCTGCAGGCTGAGCCGCCCCACGCACCCTCGGCTTCCCTCCCACCGCTGTCTTCTCACATACCCTCCCGGACACTCCCGGGGAAGGCTTGCTGGTGGCTGGGCCGCCAGGTCCTGCGTTTCCCAGTCTGGCTCTTGAATCCGAGCGGACGCGTTCCCTCCTCGCGCGCCGCCGATCCTCCCGTCCGCCACCTCGAAGACGGCGGTCTCCTCGGCGCCATCTCGCACCCCCCGGGTTAGGCCGGCAGAACCACCACGGACGCCGGCATAATACGTCACCAGGCCGAAGCAATCGACCGCGCGACGAGCGCACGCTCGGAGCTCCACCGCTTCGGCCTGGGGGCGGCTTCGGGAAGAGAGGCGCCGCGCGGCCCTGTTGGCGCCACCTACAGCCCTGGAGGGCGCGCGTCATGGCGGCGCTCGGCTCGCTCCCCGCGACCCCGGATTTGCCCACGCTCCACGCCAGGTTACAGGACTTGCTGCGCTTCCTACGGGGCGCCCTGGCCATTTCCAGCGCGCACACGGTGGATTTCTACACCGAGTCCGTGTGGCGGGAGCTGGTCGACCTGCCCCCGGAGAGCGTGCTGGCGGCGCTGAGGGGCCCGGCGGCCGAGCCCGAGCCCGAGCCCGAGCCGCGGGAGGAGGAGGCGGGACCAGGTGACTCGCGGGGCGGCGGGGCGGGAGGGGACGGGGCGGGGCGCATGGACTGCGCGCCCCCTCTTTGCGCCCCCTGGTGGAACTCGGCGGACGTGGCAGGGACTTATGTGGCGTCCCGTGAGCCATGAATGGAGGGGCATCTGAATAGTGAGGGTTTGTGAGGTCCCCTCGTTTCATCTTTGGGTGTTGGTATATTTTCCCAATTTAAGGCAACCAAGGAACAGGGAAGAGGCATTCGTTCCCGGAATAATTCAACATTTTGGAAATATAAGAAGGTTATTTGAGGGCACGTACAGTATTGACGAATAGAGTCGAGAACCTGTTTCTCAGTCAGTCCCAGGAAGATTGTAGCTCGGATTTGGACGGTGATAGTGAAGTCTTGAATACTCTCTAGTCCGTTTTGAAAGCATGTCTTGTCAGTATGCTGTGTGCCTTGAGGTTTTTCTAGGCTCTGGAGTTCCCAAACTTCAGGAATCTTAGATTCTATGAAGTGTCTCTTTTGAAATAAGAGCAGCTACTAGAACATCCATCTGCTGCTTGCTTCCGAGTTTCCAGTCGTGGAGTGTCCTTAGTGAACTTCGTCCCTGAAGCATCCTGAAAATGCAGTGTGCGCGGGGGTGGGAGAATATAATGGAACTTagtaaattttggttttttttcaagtcGTCCGTGAACCGTTGTGGAGAGCACGGACCATATTTGTCTTAAGCATGGATGGGCTCCAACACGCGGAAAGTTTCTTGCTGTGCATCAAGGGCTCCATAAATATTGGTGAACGAATGAATCATGTTGGCtttcagaagaaaatgcaaagaaaaatgatgatGACCAAGTGCAGAGCGAAGCTTTAATGTGTGGTTAACTGGGTCTTCCCTCGATGAGATTACATTATTTTGCATATACTAATAACTGGATTCATTGGTGTGTGTTGTATGTCCTGCAGTTTGCTTTTGCTAggtggaaatatatatatatacatacatatatatatatatgtatgtataaatttcttctttctttctcttagctctctctgtctctctacctgTCTGTTCCCACGAGGTAGGCCAGAGAGgttaacttctctctctctctctctctctctctctctctctctctctctctctctctctgtgtgtgtgtgtgtgtgtgtctagttgttttcatttctcagatACGTTTTCAACATTATTAATCCTTTTTAACACATTAAGGAGGTTTTTGTTATGATTTTGACAGTTTTATGCCTGTAGGTAATGTATTTTAATCCTTTTCTCCCACCATTACCTTATCTTATTCCCCCCTCCTGCTTTAactcttcactttcttctttgtaattAGCCTCCTCTCTAacgtctgtgtatgcatgtgggcgTGCGTGTCCGTGTGTGGCCCACTGAGTTCAATTAGGGCTGCTTGTATGAGTATGGCTGTAGACTTATTTACTAGAGCGTGGACAATTTGCCAGTGGCTGTACCACTGAGGAAAACGTGTCCTCCTCTCCCAGCACCATCAACTAGCAATAGCTCCTTGGGGGATTTTTAGTTTTACAACATTAAAGTTGTTATATTGTTCTCCAGTTAATTCCCGAATTCTATAAAATCCAATTCTTATTCTTTATTCTAACATTCAAGCTGTTCctcactgcaaaaaaaaaaaattctaacacgTGTTTTGCATGCTTATGTggtgtatgggcatgtgtgtatgtacatttttGTGAGGGTTGCACCTGCATGtttttgcacatgtgtgttatgACCTGAGACTGAAGTCCAGTGTCTTCCCTGTTACTCCACACATAATACagtgagatagggtctcatgttgAACTTGGAGCTTGTCATTTTGGCTATTCTAGCCAGCCAGCTTCTCCGCGGAGTCcctgttctctccctcccaccagcTGGAATAAGAGGGCGGTGCTGACTAAGTTTTGTCAACTAGATACAAGCTAGAATGacttgagaggaggaaaccttAATTGAGAAGATGCTCCCATCAGACTGGCCAGTAgacaagtctgtgtgtgtgtgggggggggttctttatttaataattgatatgggagagcccagcccattgtggtaaTGCTACCCTTGGccaggcaggtggccctgggttgtataaaaagcaggctgagagagCCGTGGAGAAGAAGCCAGTAAGCTGTGTTTCTCTATCTTTGGTCTCGGCTTCAGGTTTTGTCCCAGGGACCTGCCCTGCtagagttcctgccttggtttccctcagtATTAGACTGTAAttgggatatgtaagccaaataaactctttcttcccaagATGCTCTTGGTTGTGGTCTTTATCCCAGCAGCAGAGAATAAGCTAGGACAGGAGGCTGCTGGACTTTTGCCTTCACTTGAGTTttgggcagtggttctcaacctgtgggttgcaaccctttCAGAAGTCAAACAACCATTTCACAGGGGTTgcttaagaccatcagaaaatacagatatttacgttacaatttataacaatagctaaattacagttatgaggtagcaaaaaaaaataagtttttggtTGGGGGGTCACTACAATGTGAAAAACGGCATtcaagagtcacagcattaggaaggttgagatccactGGTTTGGGGGATCCTAACTTTAATCTTTATGGCTATGTGGCAAGCTTCTTACCTGTTGAAcctgctctccagccctgttctttGTAGTACGCTGTGTTTCTTGGGACATTTTATGCCATTTTAGTGGGAACTGGTGCAGTCTTCTGAGACTAGTATTTCATATAGTATTAAGCATCCCTGGATGACTTGGcttcttatcttttttatttagcaaatgtgtttctaaatatgtatcattgtataattttatttgccAACAAATACTATGTAAAGAATCTTAAAATATTATgataattttttctagttttacatataatttaattttcacaaatacTGTAGTTCAATATGAAAATGCTTTTGGAATGATTGGCTATATTTATGCATCCATTATGTGTTAATATTGGTATGGTATGAACCCGAATGTCAGTTCTTGTTAATATGTATTATTTCATCCAAAAACATGGGTTGCCTGTTTAAGtaacatattttttcattttatgtacaacTATAAATTAAGCTAGAGTTGCttaggcaagaaaaaaaatcctaccaCAAATTGGATCATACAATTGACTCATTTTAAAAGCAacaatatgtattatatgtgttcTCTTAGTACATTATAGTATGCTCGTATATGCAAAGTTCATAGAATTTAACACAGCCCAtctttaattttcaaagtttAGTAAGGCAGACTTAACTTTTGGCTATTAAACAATTAACAAAGATATAAGCCAACAGTCAACTATTGCAAAAAGCAAAGCcttaaaaacttttattaaatttacattaaataaaagtttattgaTTTCCTTTTTAGAGAAAATGCCCTCAACTCATCCGATACTTGGGAAATATTGTGTTTTTTATCCAAAGGCAAATAACATGAGGCTTTGCtgtagtgctggaattaatggagTTGGAGCCACAGTAGTGATGGGGAGGGTTCCGAATGAAAGGAAATTGCACACCTGGATGGACAGCTAGTTGAACATAGGAACTCAGGCACACAGTATGTGAAAAATACTATAATGATTTAACTTTAGCAGTGATTGGAAATGCTATTTATCAACATgggaaataggaaaagagaaagatgtgTCAGTAAAAAGAATATTTGTAGGAATGaatacaacaaaatatttttatatccttGTGAAGGTAATTATCAGGAAGGTACTGCTGGCAATACCTTCCTGAAATTCTGGTCCATTGGCTATGTGAGTAACTATGACACAGTTGTATCTGTAAGTTTAGTACATATTTGTATCTTTTATTGTATTCTGTATGATCTAAGTCACTCTTGTCTCACCCTAAGATTGTAAGTATTCGGGCTGAAATGAGGTTTTATGCTTCCCTAACAGGCTCAGTGGTGCTATTGAAGTCCTCGTAGTGGCCTCAGTGATTACAACCACTACGGAGTCTTAGGAGAATTCCGTAGTTGATGATGCTACAATAGTAAGTGCATTGAAATATGCTGtcgttcatgcatgcatgcatccatccatcatccatcattcATGTTGTGTGCAAAGTACTTTTGCTTTACAACTGAACATAGAGCAGTTTTTGTTTACTATGATTCTAGAGGTAGATGCCACAGAAACCCTTACACGaatatttcactttcttttcagAGACATTCATTATTTCAGATATCCTAATTGCGTTTGCATTTCTGGAAGCAGGATCACTTGTAGTGAAGAGGGAGGGGTTAAGAGGAGTGATGAAATGGTTACAGAGAGAAGCAAGTGTGTATTATCCTAACTTGCCACTGTAGGCTGATCTCTGCCAAAGAAGTTGCCAGAAGTTGCCTGATTTTGATAGTCAGGTCTATCATTGCCCACTGTTATTTTGCTCTCTGTGGCATGCTGATGGAACTTGAGATCAAGAGCAGAGTGTAAGGTCAGAGTGCCAAATTTGTTTACCCTGACACTTAGTGTGTGCCCATTTGAATCAATTACAGTCTTGTCAAGTCTTAGGTATT from Microtus ochrogaster isolate Prairie Vole_2 chromosome 24, MicOch1.0, whole genome shotgun sequence includes the following:
- the Ccdc59 gene encoding thyroid transcription factor 1-associated protein 26 produces the protein MAPRRPPSSRWRTGGSAAREEGTRPLGFKSQTGKRRTWRPSHQQAFPGSVREGQGFAFRRKLKIQQSYKKLLWKVKKAPASRDSQFVDRYPEHLKHLYLAEEERLRKQQRKAGLPRSEEQAEEPVPEEDCNTNPEGPVSEEQSSDCRPQPEQLSALNPKKKKKKTSNQKAQEEYERVQAKRAAKKFEFEMRKQEREEAQRLYKKKKMEAFKVLSRKTKKGQPNLNLQMEYLLQKIQEKS